In one window of Arachis ipaensis cultivar K30076 chromosome B06, Araip1.1, whole genome shotgun sequence DNA:
- the LOC107648306 gene encoding hexokinase-1-like (The sequence of the model RefSeq protein was modified relative to this genomic sequence to represent the inferred CDS: added 7 bases not found in genome assembly), translating to MQKIGLDMRVSALVNDTIGTLAGGRFYNQDVIAAVILGTGTNAAYVERANAIPKWHGPLPKSGDMVINMEWVNFRSSHLPLTEYDVALDAESLNPGEQIFDKLISGMYFGDIVRRALLKMVEEADFFGDTVPPKLRVPFILRN from the exons ATGCAAAAAATTGGCTTGGATATGCGAGTTTCAGCTCTA GTTAATGATACCATTGGAACACTAGCTGGAGGCAGATTCTACAATCAGGATGTCATTGCTGCTGTGATCCTTGGTACAGGGACAAATGCAGCATATGTGGAACGTGCAAATGCTATTCCAAAATGGCATGGCCCTCTCCCGAAATCAGGAGACATG GTTATAAACATGGAGTGGGTTAATTTCCGATCCTCACATCTTCCTCTAACAGAATATGATGTAGCTCTAGATGCTGAGAGCTTAAACCCTGGAGAGCAG ATATTTGATAAGTTGATTTCTGGTATGTATTTTGGGGACATTGTAAGGAGAGCTTTATTGAAGATGGTTGAAGAAGCTGACTTTTTTGGAGATACAGTTCCCCCCAAGTTGAGAGTTCCTTTCATACTCAG